A stretch of Fusarium poae strain DAOMC 252244 chromosome 2, whole genome shotgun sequence DNA encodes these proteins:
- a CDS encoding hypothetical protein (TransMembrane:14 (o141-161i216-239o251-272i326-354o400-420i476-496o536-556i565-588o608-626i646-668o712-733i740-758o764-780i792-814o)): protein MSDPSEKRVAEDAIHNAEGRDDGNSLKNDTVLTRAQLLGATPDEVIEAEEHGRTLDLDEAKKLAETLVYFHEHDPNFSSESIIRLQSFMTNEELFQNPEKNEEAISNIKTEISLLTTNSPYPEVRAVVSNKDDPSTPAGTIRAWTIGLLFVIVQSFVNQLFSVRQPSIRLQAPVIQLLSYPLGKAWEKWLPVGEFSLFGSQLQLNPGKFNQKEHMLISIMANVSTSLPHSRYIIFTSWLKKYFDLPFAADFGFQICLSLSMNLLGFGLAGLVRRFLVYPSFCIWPRSLATVALNQSLHNGKFDNQSGNASVLGPFKKIYNMSRYRFFMLSFAAMFVWFWFPDLIVSALSLFNWLAWISPNNFNLTAITGVSKGLGFNPLPTFDWNIATYYIDPLLVPFHVTFNMFLGAVLGGITIIAMYWNNTYNTGYLPINTNTMFDNTGAKYNVSSILDDRGLLDVEKYQAYSQVHIAASSITYYIYFFAVYSAVISYAAIYHWNDIKLGFVSLYQSFKKDSKVNQFKDVHTKLMEKYREVPEWWYMILNIVGVAFGIASVAAWPTNTSVGTVFFGLALAIIFTVPTGIIFATTGIEVEFNVLAEFIGGAWQPGNALAMNFFKGFGYVTVAHALDFANDLKLGHYLKIPQRQTFWCQTVATIVSAVVCTGVMNFQIRNIPDICQSGQKDRFTCPGVESYFTAAVLFGSLAPQRVFGKGGMYTALLAAFPVGLAFPVLYYYATRRLPKTHFLTKLHPVVILSGGHIWSPYNLAYVWPAVIPGWISWVIVRKRYLAFWAKYNYVLSAAWQTGIAIAAVVIFFAVSYHGASVDWIGNNADSGCEANTCTRLKLAQGEIFGQQPGTFA from the exons ATGAGTGATCCTTCCGAAAAGAGAGTCGCGGAGGACGCGATTCACAATGCAGAGGGACGAGATGATGGAAATTCTCTAAAGAATGACACGGTACTTACAAGAGCGCAACTTTTAGGCGCCACACCAGACGAGGTTATCGAAGCCGAGGAGCATGGCCGAACTCTCGACTTGGACGAAGCGAAGAAG CTCGCCGAAACACTGGTCTATTTCCATGAACATGACCCAAATTTCAGTTCCGAGTCTATCATTCGCCTCCAATCCTTCATGACCAACGAGGAACTGTTCCAAAATCCAGAAAAGAACGAGGAAGCCATCTCAAACATCAAGACCGAAATTTCACTTCTCACAACCAACTCACCTTATCCAGAAGTGCGAGCCGTCGTGAGCAACAAAGACGACCCTTCCACACCAGCTGGAACCATCCGTGCCTGGACCATCGGTCTCTTGTTTGTCATCGTGCAGAGTTTCGTCAATCAGCTTTTCTCTGTTCGACAACCGAGTATTCGTCTCCAAGCTCCTGTCATCCAGCTCCTTTCATATCCTCTTGGCAAGGCCTGGGAGAAATGGTTGCCGGTTGGCGAATTCAGTTTGTTCGGCTCTCAGCTTCAACTGAACCCCGGAAAGTTCAATCAGAAAGAGCATATGCTCATATCGATCATGGCCAACGTGTCGACAAGCTTGCCTCACTCACGATACATCATTTTTACCAGTTGGCTGAAAAAGTATTTTGATCTGCCTTTCGCGGCCGACTTTGGCTTCCAGATTTGCCTTTCG CTCTCCATGAACTTGCTGGGTTTTGGCCTCGCCGGTCTGGTTCGTCGATTCCTGGTTTACCCGTCATTCTGCATCTGGCCTCGATCGTTGGCAACTGTTGCCCTCAACCAAAGTCTTCACAACGGCAAGTTCGATAACC AATCTGGCAACGCTAGTGTTCTAGGACCATTCAAGAAGATATACAACATGTCTCGATATCGCTTCTTCATGCTCTCATTTGCCGCCATGTTTGTATGGTTTTGGTTCCCGGATCTTATTGTTTCTGCCTTGTCACTCTTCAACTGGCTCGCCTGGATTTCACCAAACAACTTCAACCTGACAGCCATCACTGGCGTCAGCAAGGGCCTAGGTTTCAACCCATTGCCGACTTTTGACTGGAACATCGCCACCTATTACATCGATCCGCTGCTGGTTCCCTTCCATGTCACTTTCAACATGTTTCTAGGTGCCGTTCTGGGAGGAATCACTATTATCGCCATGTACTGGAACAACACATACAACACGGGGTACCTGCCTATCAACACAAACACCATGTTCGACAACACGGGTGCCAAGTATAATGTTTCGTCGATTCTGGACGATCGTGGATTGCTCGACGTGGAGAAGTATCAGGCGTATAGTCAGGTCCATATCGCCGCTTCGTCTATCACTTACTA TATCTACTTCTTTGCAGTATACAGTGCGGTCATCTCGTATGCTGCCATCTATCACTGGAATGATATCAAGCTGGGATTTGTTTCTTTATATCAGAGCTTCAAGAAGGACAGCAAGGTCAACCAGTTCAAGGATGTTCACACTAAACTCATGGAGAAATACCGTGAAGTACCTGAGTGGTGGTACATGATTCTCAAC ATTGTTGGTGTTGCCTTCGGTATTGCATCCGTCGCAGCATGGCCTACCAACACGAGCGTGGGTACCGTATTTTTTGGTCTCGCCCTCGCCATCATCTTTACTGTGCCCACTGGAATCATCTTTGCTACTACCGGTATTGAGGTCGAGTTTAACGTCCTGGCGGAGTTTATCGGAGGTGCATGGCAACCGGGAAATGCCCTGGCA ATGAACTTCTTCAAAGGCTTCGGATACGTAACTGTGGCTCACGCTCTCGACTTTGCCAATGACCTGAAGTTGGGTCATTACCTCAAGATTCCTCAGCGCCAAACCTTTTGGTGCCAAACTGTCGCAA CTATTGTTTCCGCCGTGGTATGCACGGGTGTTATGAACTTCCAGATCCGCAACATCCCGGATATTTGCCAGAGCGGTCAAAAAGATCGATTCACCTGCCCCGGTGTTGAATCCTACTTCACAGCCGCCGTACTCTTTGGTTCTCTTGCGCCACAGCGCGTGTTTGGCAAAGGCGGCATGTACACCGCCCTTCTCGCAGCATTTCCTGTTGGCTTGGCGTTCCCTGTGCTGTACTATTATGCCACGCGCAGACTGCCCAAGACGCACTTCCTGACCAAGTTACATCCCGTTGTTATCTTAAGCGGCGGTCACATCTGGTCTCCCTACAACCTTGCCTACGTTTGGCCGGCTGTCATACCCGGCTGGATCTCGTGGGTTATTGTGCGCAAGAGGTATCTCGCATTTTGGGCAAAGTACAACTACGTACTGTCGGCAGCTTGGCAGACTGGCATTGCGATTGCTGCTGTTGTGATATTCTTTGCGGTTAGTTATCATGGTGCCTCGGTCGACTGGATAGGAAACAATGCCGACAGCGGTTGTGAGGCAAACACTTGTACGAGACTCAAGCTTGCGCAAGGAGAGATATTTGGACAACAACCTGGAACGTTTGCATAG